The following are encoded in a window of Panicum virgatum strain AP13 chromosome 5N, P.virgatum_v5, whole genome shotgun sequence genomic DNA:
- the LOC120674491 gene encoding leucine-rich repeat extensin-like protein 3, whose translation MEASGASRSFLSLPGEQASRLRISPSPQWPSGRPPHRLPLRQAGGRGAAASSPAPGRGAAPAGVGVEWGKPPLLQGARGERIPAAVAEAPVGAWRLRWRAEAPAAWSRPAPAPAGRPLTPPPRPSPAALPPPTVRRPCPAGAVAPATPRIPHGPSTPPQPRPHRAADTQPPAPPPTPPRPALTAPPTPRPLITVTAQFDALPLAWAEHASFMCVDAQMLATNEW comes from the exons ATGGAGGCATCTGGCGCCTCCCgttccttcctctccctccccggcgAGCAGGCGAGCCGGCTCCGGATCTCGCCCTCGCCGCAGTGGCCGTCGGGGCGACCGCCTCACCGGCTCCCTCTGCGCCAGGCCGGCGGGCGAGGAGCTGCGGCCTCCTCACCTGCGCCGGGCCGAGGAGCTGCGCCGGCCGGTGTGGGCGTGGAGTGGGGCaagcctcccctgctccaaggGGCGCGGGGCGAGCGGATCCCGGCCGCGGTGGCAGAGGCCCCCGTGGGCGCGTGGCGGCTGCGGTGGCGTGCAGAGGCCCCTGCGGCCTGgtcccgccccgcccccgcccccgccggccgcccgctgaCGCCTCCGCCCCGCCCGTCTCCCGCGGCGCTTCCACCCCCGACggtccgccgcccctgccccgccggTGCCGTCGCCCCCGCCACGCCACGGATACCCCACGGCCCGTCGACGCCCCCGCAGCCCCgcccccaccgcgccgccgacaCCCAGCCCCCGGCCCCGCCACCGACGCCCCCGCGGCCCGCCctcaccgcgccgccgacgccccgccCTTT GATTACAGTTACAGCTCAATTTGATGCGCTGCCGCTGGCATGGGCAGAGCATGCTAGCTTCATGTGTGTTGATGCTCAAATGCTGGCGACTAACGAGTGGTGA